The following coding sequences are from one Brooklawnia cerclae window:
- a CDS encoding methylenetetrahydrofolate reductase: MPSPDTIADLLASATGPTFSFEFFPPKDADGQQRLTETIAQLEPLRPDFVSVTYGANGSSRQRTLDATMGILASTDFRVMGHLTCTGQTVDQLKAVIDAYGDAGVRNILAIRGDMPGGPSTPWEPFPGGLSNATELVELIGSRGDYCVGVAAFPDGHASSTLEQDTRILLAKQQAGASFAVTQLFFDSGHYFELVARARHAGCTLPVLGGIMPVTSVRQLGKFAELSHADIPARVAEELLRAPDDPDAVRTVGCRIAAELCERLLAGGAPGLHFFTQNRSAATREILAMLREGHR; this comes from the coding sequence ATGCCGTCGCCCGACACCATCGCCGATCTGCTCGCATCCGCCACCGGCCCCACCTTCAGCTTCGAGTTCTTCCCCCCGAAGGACGCCGACGGCCAGCAGCGGCTCACCGAGACGATCGCGCAACTGGAGCCGTTGCGTCCCGACTTCGTGTCGGTGACCTACGGCGCCAACGGATCGAGCCGGCAGCGAACCCTGGACGCGACGATGGGCATCCTCGCATCGACCGACTTCCGCGTCATGGGCCATCTGACGTGCACGGGACAGACCGTCGATCAGCTCAAGGCCGTCATCGACGCCTACGGGGACGCCGGGGTGCGCAATATCCTCGCGATCCGCGGGGACATGCCCGGTGGGCCGTCGACGCCGTGGGAACCCTTCCCGGGCGGGCTGTCCAACGCCACCGAGTTGGTCGAGCTCATCGGCTCACGTGGCGACTACTGCGTGGGCGTGGCGGCCTTCCCCGACGGCCACGCGTCCTCGACCCTCGAACAGGACACCCGGATTCTGCTGGCTAAGCAGCAGGCGGGCGCATCGTTCGCGGTGACGCAGCTCTTCTTCGACTCGGGCCACTACTTCGAGCTCGTGGCGAGGGCGCGCCACGCCGGATGCACGCTCCCGGTGCTCGGCGGGATCATGCCCGTGACCAGCGTGCGGCAGCTGGGCAAGTTCGCCGAACTCTCGCACGCCGATATTCCCGCGCGCGTCGCCGAGGAACTCTTGCGCGCCCCCGACGACCCGGACGCCGTGCGTACGGTCGGGTGCCGGATCGCCGCGGAGCTGTGCGAGCGGCTGCTGGCCGGCGGAGCGCCAGGCCTGCACTTCTTCACGCAGAATCGCTCAGCGGCGACTCGAGAGATTCTTGCCATGCTCCGGGAAGGCCATCGGTGA
- a CDS encoding polyprenyl synthetase family protein, producing the protein MRPDPADPTSTDFREAVGTRLGAHLDTMAARLEPVSPILPVLVDVARDLTAGGKRLRPGFAYWGWIAAAGTDDVPEALLGAVSAFELLHVGVLIHDDVLDGSDTRHGRPAAHRQFEAWHRAGGGSGDAEAFGRAMAVLLGDQLIVWSGELATTAGLEPDAWHRAAPYWHAVRTEVNSGQVLDVCAQYGVGRDPGASAEQVATRVLEEKTSRYTVQRPVQFGAAAGGADEHAIDALGRFGLALGRAFQLRDDLLGVFGDETTTGKPAAGDLREGKRTVLVARALESSPDAAELQGLLGRADLTDPQIDRARGILVDSGAVESVEQTITRDYARALAELDAARITAPGRQALAELARMCVERDA; encoded by the coding sequence ATGAGACCAGACCCGGCCGATCCCACGTCCACCGATTTCCGCGAGGCCGTCGGCACCCGGTTGGGCGCTCATCTCGACACGATGGCCGCACGCCTGGAACCGGTCTCCCCCATCCTGCCGGTGCTCGTCGACGTGGCGCGCGACCTCACCGCCGGCGGGAAACGGCTCCGTCCGGGGTTCGCCTACTGGGGTTGGATCGCCGCCGCGGGCACCGACGATGTGCCGGAGGCCTTGCTGGGGGCGGTGAGCGCCTTCGAGTTGCTGCACGTCGGGGTCCTCATCCACGACGACGTCCTCGACGGCTCGGACACCCGGCACGGCCGTCCGGCCGCCCACCGGCAGTTCGAGGCGTGGCATCGGGCCGGTGGCGGCTCCGGTGACGCGGAAGCGTTCGGGCGGGCGATGGCCGTGCTGCTGGGCGACCAGCTGATCGTCTGGTCCGGGGAGCTCGCCACCACCGCCGGGCTGGAGCCCGACGCCTGGCACCGCGCGGCCCCCTACTGGCACGCGGTGCGCACCGAGGTGAACTCGGGGCAGGTGCTCGACGTCTGCGCCCAGTACGGGGTGGGACGCGACCCCGGTGCCAGCGCCGAGCAGGTCGCCACCCGCGTCCTGGAGGAGAAAACCTCCCGCTACACCGTGCAACGCCCTGTTCAGTTCGGTGCGGCGGCGGGTGGTGCGGACGAGCACGCGATCGATGCTCTGGGACGATTCGGACTCGCGCTCGGACGAGCGTTCCAGCTGCGCGACGACCTGCTCGGCGTGTTCGGCGACGAGACGACCACCGGCAAGCCCGCCGCCGGCGACCTGCGCGAGGGCAAGCGGACCGTCCTCGTGGCGAGGGCACTGGAATCGTCCCCGGACGCCGCCGAGCTGCAGGGCCTGCTCGGGCGCGCCGACCTGACCGATCCGCAGATCGACCGGGCGCGGGGGATCCTCGTCGACAGCGGAGCGGTCGAATCCGTGGAGCAGACGATCACCCGTGACTACGCGCGGGCGCTGGCGGAACTCGACGCGGCGCGCATCACGGCTCCCGGCCGCCAGGCACTGGCGGAGTTGGCGCGCATGTGCGTGGAGCGCGACGCCTGA
- a CDS encoding GNAT family N-acetyltransferase, giving the protein MLISDTTWTYPSGSAPHVSLVQIPRPLLGELARQEHGPATVASRLVTPYLTGPECNALWRLRDDQLDAQPADAAWVTRFVLTPGVAGAVGVAGFHGRPDPDGMVEVGYRIEPGHRRRGYARAALETLLAIAREHPSVKVVRASVSPGNIASRSLIDQYGFTEVGEQWDDQDGLETILELPVQG; this is encoded by the coding sequence ATGCTCATCTCCGACACCACCTGGACGTACCCGAGCGGGAGCGCTCCCCACGTCAGCCTCGTGCAGATCCCCCGGCCCCTTCTCGGCGAACTCGCCCGGCAGGAGCACGGGCCCGCCACCGTGGCGAGCCGCCTCGTCACGCCGTACCTGACGGGTCCCGAGTGCAACGCCCTGTGGCGGCTCCGCGACGACCAGCTCGACGCCCAGCCCGCCGATGCGGCGTGGGTCACGCGGTTCGTACTCACTCCGGGCGTGGCCGGCGCGGTGGGGGTGGCGGGTTTCCACGGACGCCCGGATCCCGACGGGATGGTCGAGGTCGGCTACCGCATCGAACCGGGTCACCGCCGACGGGGGTATGCGCGAGCGGCATTGGAGACCCTGCTGGCGATCGCACGAGAACACCCATCGGTGAAAGTCGTCCGCGCGAGCGTGAGCCCCGGCAACATCGCGTCGCGATCGCTGATCGACCAGTACGGTTTCACGGAGGTCGGGGAGCAGTGGGACGACCAGGACGGGCTGGAGACGATCCTCGAACTGCCCGTGCAGGGGTAG
- a CDS encoding MBL fold metallo-hydrolase, whose protein sequence is MQITHFGHSCVLVETGSRRVLIDPGNFSTSWHGLRDLDAILVTHQHPDHADPLALPGLVAANPGALVAVERTVPDFVALPDDVRRLGPGETIDLGPVRVNTIGGTHAVIHADYPRIGNVGLVLRSEGEPSVLHPGDCLDAVADGIDVALVPAFGPWAATRETIEFCRAAKAAQGFLIHDGLLNERGYDLIVKHVTTLTPMRLADVRDTRPWRP, encoded by the coding sequence ATGCAGATCACCCACTTCGGACACTCCTGCGTGCTCGTGGAGACCGGCTCCCGGCGCGTCCTCATCGATCCGGGCAACTTCAGCACCTCGTGGCACGGCCTACGCGATCTCGACGCGATCCTCGTCACCCACCAGCACCCCGACCATGCCGATCCCCTGGCACTGCCCGGGCTCGTCGCCGCCAACCCCGGTGCGCTCGTGGCCGTCGAGCGCACGGTGCCCGACTTCGTCGCGTTGCCCGATGACGTGCGCAGGCTCGGACCGGGCGAGACCATCGACCTCGGGCCGGTGCGGGTGAACACCATCGGCGGGACGCACGCGGTCATCCACGCCGACTACCCGCGAATCGGCAACGTCGGGCTCGTCCTGCGGTCGGAGGGGGAGCCCAGCGTCCTGCACCCCGGCGACTGCCTGGACGCGGTGGCCGACGGCATCGACGTGGCGCTGGTGCCGGCCTTCGGCCCGTGGGCGGCCACCCGTGAGACCATCGAGTTCTGCCGTGCTGCCAAGGCCGCGCAGGGGTTCCTCATCCACGACGGCCTGCTCAACGAACGCGGCTACGACCTGATCGTCAAGCACGTCACGACACTGACCCCGATGAGGTTGGCGGACGTCCGCGACACGCGTCCCTGGCGTCCCTGA
- a CDS encoding YbaK/EbsC family protein — translation MGDDLSRAARRVQDALVSHGLTAQVRELPGSTRTAADAAATLGCEVGAIANSLIFMADGDPLLVMTSGAHRVDTKQLAHRIGVGRIARATPEQVRDATGQAIGGVSPVGHPAPIRTVVDRALAAFETVWAAAGTPHAVFPTTFDELVRICDGIPEDVD, via the coding sequence ATGGGTGACGATCTCAGCCGAGCCGCACGACGTGTCCAGGACGCGCTCGTCTCGCACGGGTTGACCGCCCAGGTCAGGGAGTTGCCGGGATCCACCCGGACCGCGGCCGACGCAGCCGCGACGCTCGGCTGCGAGGTCGGCGCCATAGCGAACAGCCTCATCTTCATGGCCGACGGCGACCCGCTCCTCGTGATGACCAGTGGCGCGCACCGGGTGGACACGAAGCAGCTCGCCCACCGCATCGGCGTGGGACGCATCGCGCGGGCCACCCCCGAGCAGGTCCGCGATGCCACCGGGCAGGCGATCGGCGGCGTGTCGCCGGTCGGCCACCCCGCCCCCATCAGGACCGTCGTCGATCGGGCGCTGGCCGCATTCGAGACGGTCTGGGCGGCTGCCGGCACCCCGCACGCAGTCTTCCCGACGACCTTCGACGAGCTGGTGAGGATCTGCGACGGCATCCCCGAGGACGTCGACTGA
- a CDS encoding threonine aldolase family protein codes for MIDLRSDTLTRPTPAMRQAMASALVGDDVYGEDPTVNELEARTAELLGHEAGLFCPTGSMANMLGVWLHVRPGTEVLCDQQAHIARAEMGGHAVLHGVTMRTWHATSPTPGVADVADITDLMSIGTGPYLVETAAVEIENTHNFAGGTVQPIGHLRAVRQACQDAGVAMHLDGARLWNAHVATGVPMIDYGRLFDSVNVCYSKGLGAPVGSVLVSDAESIARARVQRKRLGGGMRQAGVLAAAALYALDHHVTRLADDHANARAFAEQLALRAPGVIDPESVPTNIVVLGTGERPAAGVMAAARERGVALSTVGASKVRAVTHLDVDAAGCREAGRVLGEILAS; via the coding sequence ATGATCGACCTGCGGTCCGACACCCTCACCCGGCCGACACCGGCCATGCGCCAGGCGATGGCGTCCGCGCTCGTCGGGGACGACGTCTACGGCGAGGACCCGACCGTCAACGAGCTCGAGGCGCGCACCGCCGAGTTGCTCGGGCACGAGGCGGGCCTGTTCTGTCCCACCGGCTCCATGGCCAACATGCTGGGTGTGTGGCTGCATGTGCGGCCGGGCACCGAGGTGCTGTGCGACCAGCAGGCGCACATCGCCCGCGCCGAGATGGGCGGTCACGCGGTGCTGCACGGCGTGACCATGCGCACCTGGCACGCGACCTCCCCGACGCCGGGGGTCGCAGACGTGGCCGACATCACGGACCTGATGTCGATCGGCACCGGGCCCTACCTCGTGGAGACGGCCGCGGTCGAGATCGAGAACACGCACAACTTCGCCGGAGGCACCGTGCAGCCCATCGGGCACCTGAGGGCGGTGCGGCAGGCGTGCCAGGACGCCGGTGTCGCGATGCACCTCGACGGGGCACGGCTGTGGAACGCGCACGTCGCCACGGGGGTGCCCATGATCGACTACGGGAGACTGTTCGACAGCGTGAACGTCTGCTACTCCAAGGGTCTCGGCGCTCCTGTCGGCTCGGTACTCGTGTCGGACGCCGAGTCGATCGCCCGGGCCAGGGTGCAGCGCAAGCGCCTCGGCGGAGGCATGCGGCAGGCGGGTGTGCTCGCCGCGGCCGCGCTGTATGCCCTCGACCACCATGTGACCCGCCTCGCCGACGACCACGCGAACGCCCGGGCGTTCGCCGAACAACTGGCCTTGCGTGCACCCGGTGTCATCGACCCGGAGAGCGTCCCGACCAACATCGTCGTTCTCGGTACGGGGGAGCGCCCGGCGGCCGGTGTGATGGCCGCTGCCCGCGAGCGGGGCGTGGCGCTGAGCACCGTGGGAGCGTCCAAGGTGCGCGCGGTCACCCATCTCGACGTGGATGCGGCCGGTTGCCGCGAGGCCGGGCGCGTGCTCGGGGAGATCCTGGCGTCCTGA
- a CDS encoding PASTA domain-containing protein → MTRTSTDPLVGDVLDGRYEVLQRLARGGMATVYRAWDRRLERIVAIKVMHEGLGDDADFAAKFDREARAAARLCDQNVVTIFDQGQDYGRPYIVMEFVEGTTLRGLITRDAPMSPLRALQLIEPVAAALAVAHDSGLVHRDVKPENVLISDRGAIKVADFGLARTITGQSAAAATQGLLIGTVSYLPPELVITGKAHAWSDIYSTGIVLFEMLTGTKPYVGDTPITVAYKHAYEDVPPPSVVLVRDHPQLARRDPIPDYVDALVQSCTRRNPAARPADGRDLLSRVRRARRSLERGVRHDDALCAVMFPGKALPWSAEATEVLSPDATATSVLPRSPAAPDAIASASPSGTTGGIRTAATTVADARPTPWTRGDARPGNPVSPMDPDSGRIRERVTASAATATGRPLHSRALAAAPASRSTPTEYPDPRYDAGLASGPANPGGYDRFPRLTQSQVHRRRRGLVFGFLVVVLTLTVGFGSWWLASGRYVATPSVINRTQSEAQAIADANGLDITFVEEHDETVPVGLVIRSDPGPGVRVTRDTTVTAVVSSGPERFGVPKLVGLTLDAATSALASSSLQTGTVTEVYDDTTPAGTVVAAGYREGEQVRRDTAVDLSVSKGREPIAVPSVVGQPVAQATKTLQDAGFTVVVGEERSDDKVAAGSVISQSPAGGNGYRGDTVTIVVSKGAEKVKVPDGLTGQDTQDAVKTLQDAGFDVTLEYTTSSPIRLNRVVSTDPAAGTELAKGSHITVYAI, encoded by the coding sequence GTGACCAGGACCAGCACCGACCCCTTGGTGGGCGATGTGCTCGATGGCCGCTATGAAGTCCTCCAGCGACTCGCCAGGGGGGGCATGGCGACGGTCTACCGCGCCTGGGATCGCAGGCTCGAGCGCATCGTCGCCATCAAGGTCATGCACGAAGGTCTGGGGGACGACGCCGACTTCGCCGCCAAGTTCGACCGCGAGGCACGCGCCGCGGCGCGGCTGTGCGACCAGAACGTCGTCACGATCTTCGACCAGGGGCAGGACTACGGGCGTCCCTACATCGTCATGGAGTTCGTCGAGGGCACGACTCTGCGCGGGCTGATCACCCGCGATGCCCCCATGAGTCCGCTGCGCGCCCTGCAACTCATCGAGCCTGTCGCCGCCGCGCTGGCCGTGGCACACGACTCCGGGCTCGTCCACCGTGATGTGAAGCCGGAGAACGTCCTGATCAGCGATCGCGGCGCGATCAAGGTCGCCGACTTCGGGCTCGCGCGCACGATCACCGGCCAGAGCGCCGCGGCGGCCACCCAGGGGCTGCTGATCGGGACGGTCAGCTACCTGCCACCCGAACTGGTGATCACCGGCAAGGCCCACGCGTGGTCGGACATCTACTCGACGGGCATCGTCTTGTTCGAGATGCTCACCGGGACGAAACCCTACGTGGGTGACACACCGATCACGGTGGCCTACAAGCACGCCTACGAGGACGTGCCGCCGCCGTCGGTGGTGCTCGTTCGCGATCATCCGCAGCTGGCCAGACGCGATCCGATCCCCGACTACGTCGATGCCCTCGTCCAGTCGTGCACGCGCCGCAACCCCGCCGCCAGGCCCGCGGACGGGCGCGACCTGCTGTCCCGCGTCCGGCGTGCCCGGCGATCGCTGGAACGCGGCGTCCGCCACGATGACGCGCTGTGCGCGGTGATGTTCCCGGGCAAGGCCCTGCCGTGGTCGGCCGAGGCCACCGAGGTGCTGTCGCCGGATGCCACGGCGACCTCGGTCCTGCCTCGTTCGCCTGCGGCCCCGGATGCCATCGCCTCCGCATCGCCGAGCGGGACGACCGGTGGCATCCGCACCGCCGCCACCACCGTCGCGGATGCGCGGCCCACGCCCTGGACGCGCGGGGACGCGCGGCCCGGCAACCCCGTGAGCCCGATGGACCCCGACTCGGGACGCATCCGCGAGCGGGTCACGGCCTCGGCCGCCACGGCGACGGGACGGCCGCTCCACTCGCGTGCGCTGGCAGCCGCCCCCGCCAGCCGGTCGACCCCGACGGAATACCCGGACCCGCGCTACGACGCGGGGCTCGCGTCCGGGCCGGCGAACCCCGGCGGCTACGACCGCTTCCCGCGGCTGACACAGTCACAGGTGCACCGGCGCCGCCGCGGGCTCGTCTTCGGCTTCCTGGTGGTGGTGCTGACGCTCACCGTCGGCTTCGGCAGCTGGTGGCTCGCGTCGGGCCGGTACGTGGCCACCCCGTCGGTGATCAACCGCACCCAGAGCGAGGCGCAGGCCATCGCCGATGCCAACGGACTCGACATCACCTTCGTCGAGGAACACGACGAGACGGTGCCCGTCGGCCTGGTGATCCGGTCCGATCCCGGCCCCGGGGTCCGCGTGACGCGCGACACCACCGTCACCGCCGTGGTGTCGTCCGGGCCTGAGCGGTTCGGCGTCCCCAAGCTCGTGGGCCTGACGCTCGACGCTGCCACGTCCGCGCTGGCGTCGTCCAGCCTTCAGACCGGTACCGTCACCGAGGTCTACGACGACACCACCCCTGCGGGCACCGTGGTCGCCGCCGGGTACCGTGAGGGCGAGCAGGTACGCCGCGACACGGCCGTCGACCTGTCGGTGTCGAAGGGACGCGAGCCGATCGCCGTCCCGTCCGTGGTCGGCCAGCCCGTCGCCCAGGCGACGAAGACACTGCAGGACGCCGGGTTCACCGTGGTGGTCGGCGAGGAGAGGTCGGACGACAAGGTCGCGGCGGGCAGCGTGATCAGCCAGTCACCGGCCGGCGGGAACGGCTACCGGGGCGACACCGTGACCATCGTGGTCAGCAAGGGCGCGGAGAAGGTGAAGGTGCCCGACGGGCTGACCGGCCAGGACACCCAGGATGCCGTGAAGACGTTGCAGGACGCCGGGTTCGATGTGACCCTCGAGTACACCACCTCGTCGCCCATCAGGCTGAACCGCGTCGTCAGCACCGACCCCGCGGCGGGCACCGAGCTCGCGAAGGGCTCGCACATCACCGTGTACGCGATCTAG
- a CDS encoding response regulator: MTQPNECARGTRVMLVDDHPMWIDALAEDLTQIGCEIVAVAHNGQETLVRARATRPDVLVMDLKIPDPDGATCTQLLMNEFPELKVLVMSASAERDDVLRAVKCGASGYVLKSATKQELLDAVRKTAEGEAVFTATLAGLVLGEYRRMTRTSSPEDGAPTLTPREAEVLRLVAKGLSYRDIAEQLFVSHRTVQNHVQNVLRKLQLHNRVELTRYAIAQGFDT; the protein is encoded by the coding sequence ATGACTCAGCCGAACGAGTGCGCGCGAGGCACCAGGGTCATGCTCGTCGACGACCATCCGATGTGGATCGACGCGCTCGCCGAGGACCTCACCCAGATCGGCTGTGAGATCGTCGCGGTCGCCCACAACGGCCAGGAGACTCTCGTCCGGGCGCGGGCGACGCGTCCGGACGTGCTCGTCATGGATCTCAAGATTCCCGATCCCGACGGGGCGACCTGCACGCAGCTGCTCATGAACGAGTTCCCCGAACTGAAGGTGCTCGTGATGTCGGCGTCCGCCGAGAGGGACGACGTCCTGCGCGCGGTGAAATGCGGGGCCAGCGGGTATGTACTGAAGTCGGCGACCAAGCAGGAGTTGCTGGACGCCGTGCGCAAGACCGCCGAGGGCGAGGCCGTCTTCACCGCGACGCTGGCGGGGTTGGTCCTGGGCGAGTACCGGAGGATGACCCGCACATCGTCACCCGAGGACGGGGCGCCCACCCTCACCCCTCGCGAGGCCGAGGTATTGCGCCTGGTCGCGAAGGGGTTGAGCTACCGCGACATCGCCGAGCAGCTGTTCGTCAGCCATCGCACGGTGCAGAACCATGTGCAGAACGTGCTGCGCAAACTCCAACTGCACAACCGCGTCGAGCTCACCCGGTATGCCATCGCCCAGGGGTTCGACACCTAG
- a CDS encoding DMT family transporter, with the protein MNAPSGWRGHLDKLALLSLLVMTMLWGSTFVILKDLLTRIGTSDLLAVRFAIAALVLVAVAGKRVRPTRRLLIDGTIAGLFYSSGQLLQTYGLARTSVSISGFLTGLYVVMTPIIEAMLLRARVSRRVWSAVALATLGLGILTVSPATGTTRFGLGELLTVLSALAYAGHIVWTGRVSTPETSLGLSTVQTVVIAIMCAAAAAPGGIVMPDRAGDWIAIVYLATCCGALAVFLQVWAQSRVDATRAAIVMSFEPIWAAAFAIALGMETFGWRTAAGGAALVAAMIVSSIPRRTPAGAIPPTGELHAVRDARDACRGRPPTSSGSVS; encoded by the coding sequence GTGAACGCCCCATCAGGGTGGCGCGGCCACCTCGACAAGCTCGCGCTCCTCAGCCTGCTGGTCATGACCATGCTCTGGGGATCGACGTTCGTCATCCTGAAGGATCTGCTCACGCGCATCGGCACGTCCGATCTGCTGGCGGTGCGGTTCGCGATCGCGGCGCTGGTGCTGGTCGCGGTGGCCGGGAAACGGGTGCGGCCGACGCGGCGACTGCTGATCGACGGAACCATAGCCGGCCTGTTCTACAGCAGCGGACAACTGCTCCAGACCTACGGGCTCGCGCGCACCTCGGTGTCGATCTCCGGTTTCCTGACGGGGCTGTACGTGGTGATGACCCCGATCATCGAGGCGATGCTGCTGCGGGCCCGGGTCTCACGGCGCGTCTGGTCCGCCGTCGCGCTTGCCACGCTGGGTCTGGGCATCCTGACCGTCTCACCCGCGACCGGCACCACACGGTTCGGTCTCGGTGAGTTGCTCACGGTGCTCAGCGCCCTGGCCTATGCCGGGCACATCGTGTGGACGGGCCGCGTCAGCACCCCCGAGACGTCTCTCGGGTTGTCGACCGTGCAGACGGTGGTCATCGCGATCATGTGCGCGGCGGCCGCCGCTCCCGGCGGGATCGTCATGCCCGACCGTGCCGGTGACTGGATCGCCATCGTCTACCTCGCCACCTGCTGCGGGGCTCTGGCCGTCTTCTTGCAGGTATGGGCTCAATCGCGGGTGGACGCCACCCGGGCGGCGATCGTCATGAGTTTCGAACCGATCTGGGCCGCAGCCTTCGCCATCGCGCTCGGCATGGAGACCTTCGGCTGGCGGACCGCAGCCGGTGGCGCCGCCCTGGTCGCCGCGATGATCGTCTCGTCGATCCCGAGACGCACGCCTGCCGGGGCGATTCCCCCCACCGGGGAGCTCCACGCGGTCAGGGACGCCAGGGACGCGTGTCGCGGACGTCCGCCAACCTCATCGGGGTCAGTGTCGTGA
- a CDS encoding class II 3-deoxy-7-phosphoheptulonate synthase: MSDLIPSLSELHSLPQVQQPSYDDPDRLRWVVNSLRQLPPLVFAGECDELRDKIALVADRKAFMLQGGDCAETFASVQADNIKAKLRVLLAMSVVMTYGAQLPVVKVGRIAGQYAKPRSKDTETRDGLTLPAYRGDAVNGFDFNDQARRHDPDRLLRVYNASAATLNLVRAFVKGGFADLRQLHAWNASFVKDSRIEERYEQLAGEIERALGFMLACGVNDDTLTTVDFYASHEALLLDYEYAMTRIDSRSQLPYDTSGHMVWIGERTRQPGGAQVELLRRVRNPLGIKLGPTATGEDALSIADRLDPDREPGRITFITRMGAEHVREKLPRIIETVEKSGRKVAWVCDPMHGNTFETHNGYKTREYAAVVEELNGFFDVHDELGSWPGGVHVELTGEDVTECLGGAFQLSEEDLDSRYETACDPRLNRNQSLELAFMISERLSQSRALRREPVQVPDWNA; the protein is encoded by the coding sequence GTGTCTGATCTGATCCCGAGTCTGTCCGAGTTGCATTCCCTTCCACAGGTTCAGCAGCCTTCGTATGACGACCCGGATCGGCTCCGCTGGGTGGTCAACTCCCTGCGCCAGCTTCCTCCGCTGGTCTTCGCCGGGGAGTGCGACGAACTGAGGGACAAGATCGCGTTGGTCGCCGACCGCAAGGCGTTCATGCTGCAGGGCGGTGACTGCGCCGAGACCTTCGCGTCCGTCCAGGCCGACAACATCAAGGCCAAGCTGCGCGTCCTGCTCGCGATGAGCGTGGTCATGACCTACGGTGCGCAACTGCCGGTGGTCAAGGTGGGACGCATCGCCGGGCAGTACGCCAAGCCGCGTTCGAAGGATACCGAGACCCGTGATGGCCTGACCCTGCCGGCCTACCGCGGGGACGCCGTCAACGGCTTCGACTTCAACGATCAGGCGCGCCGCCACGATCCCGACCGCCTGCTGCGGGTCTACAACGCCTCGGCCGCGACGCTCAACCTCGTCCGGGCCTTCGTCAAGGGCGGTTTCGCCGATCTGCGCCAACTGCATGCCTGGAACGCGTCCTTCGTCAAGGATTCGCGCATCGAGGAGCGCTACGAGCAACTCGCCGGCGAGATCGAGCGGGCACTGGGTTTCATGCTCGCCTGCGGGGTGAACGACGACACCTTGACGACGGTCGACTTCTACGCCTCACACGAGGCGTTGCTGCTCGACTACGAGTACGCGATGACCCGCATCGACTCGCGCAGCCAGCTGCCCTACGACACCAGCGGCCACATGGTCTGGATCGGTGAGCGCACCCGCCAGCCGGGAGGCGCCCAGGTGGAACTGCTGCGGCGCGTCCGCAACCCTCTGGGTATCAAGCTCGGCCCGACGGCGACCGGCGAGGACGCCCTGTCGATCGCCGATCGCCTCGATCCCGACCGCGAGCCGGGCCGCATCACGTTCATCACCCGGATGGGTGCGGAGCACGTGCGGGAGAAGCTGCCCCGGATCATCGAGACGGTCGAGAAGTCCGGACGCAAGGTCGCCTGGGTGTGCGACCCGATGCACGGCAACACGTTCGAGACGCACAACGGGTACAAGACGCGCGAGTACGCGGCGGTGGTCGAGGAACTCAACGGCTTCTTCGACGTGCACGACGAACTGGGCAGCTGGCCCGGTGGCGTCCACGTCGAGCTCACCGGCGAGGACGTGACCGAGTGCTTGGGCGGGGCCTTCCAACTGTCGGAGGAGGACCTCGACTCCCGGTACGAGACGGCGTGTGACCCCCGCCTCAACCGCAACCAGAGCCTCGAACTGGCCTTCATGATCTCCGAGCGGCTCAGCCAGAGCCGGGCCCTTCGGCGCGAGCCCGTCCAGGTTCCCGACTGGAACGCCTGA